The Verrucomicrobiota bacterium genome contains a region encoding:
- a CDS encoding HAMP domain-containing sensor histidine kinase produces MFSFSSITRLTTLQQLLELLRPPPPDPARQAKQLRTVEREIMLPVKLVLLTVLAHYLYSTNWMGAISTTREVAFEGIQKFFLPYVGFNIVAAALLIVMHRIPLAVMQWLMFISGLLDGLLLASLTLITNGFDSILYWFFPALILRNALSIPLAAQQLTMNFAVSGCYLLAGILDVTFNQYESFPFDAATGRSLGLGIQENPTEPFLMRLIILFFMTFICYGLQVLFEKQRVAVEESHEFTLRQEQLNAAARLAAEVAHQIKNPLSIINNAAFNLQRMLNPATEPAKQQIGIIREEVERADRIITELLGYSKLTQSPVEKLDLSAELENAIERVFPPAAQYAVTIERDLPPNLPILMMQRGHLSEILVNILKNSREAMDGHGKIRLRVHAQANRVLMEIEDTGPGIPPDRVEKVFEAYYTTKHTGTGLGLAIVRRSLDIYGGTIRVESVPDKGARFILEFPTKANQEIRI; encoded by the coding sequence ATGTTTTCCTTTTCCTCCATCACGCGGCTGACGACGCTGCAGCAATTGCTGGAGTTGTTGCGTCCGCCGCCACCCGATCCCGCGCGGCAGGCCAAGCAATTGCGCACGGTGGAGCGGGAAATCATGTTGCCGGTGAAATTGGTATTGCTCACGGTGCTAGCCCATTATTTGTACTCCACCAACTGGATGGGCGCGATCTCAACCACGCGCGAGGTGGCCTTCGAGGGCATCCAAAAGTTTTTCCTGCCTTACGTGGGGTTCAATATCGTGGCGGCGGCCCTGCTGATCGTGATGCATCGTATTCCGCTGGCGGTAATGCAGTGGCTGATGTTTATCAGCGGGCTGCTGGACGGACTGTTATTGGCATCGTTAACGCTCATCACCAATGGTTTTGACAGCATTCTCTATTGGTTTTTCCCCGCCCTGATTCTGCGCAACGCCCTGAGCATTCCGCTGGCCGCGCAACAATTGACCATGAATTTCGCCGTAAGCGGGTGCTATTTGCTCGCGGGAATCCTGGATGTAACCTTCAACCAATATGAGTCCTTCCCGTTCGACGCGGCGACAGGGCGCTCGCTGGGATTGGGCATCCAGGAAAACCCAACGGAACCGTTTTTAATGCGATTGATCATTTTATTTTTCATGACGTTCATCTGCTACGGGCTGCAAGTCTTGTTTGAAAAGCAACGGGTGGCGGTCGAAGAAAGTCACGAGTTCACCTTGCGCCAGGAGCAATTGAATGCCGCCGCGCGGTTGGCCGCCGAAGTGGCGCACCAAATCAAGAATCCGCTCAGCATCATCAACAATGCCGCCTTTAACCTGCAACGAATGCTGAACCCCGCCACCGAACCGGCCAAACAACAAATTGGAATTATCCGCGAAGAGGTGGAACGGGCGGATCGAATTATCACCGAACTCCTCGGCTATTCCAAGCTTACCCAATCGCCGGTCGAAAAACTGGACCTGTCTGCCGAATTGGAAAACGCCATCGAGCGCGTTTTCCCACCGGCGGCTCAGTACGCCGTGACCATCGAACGTGACCTTCCGCCAAACCTGCCCATCCTGATGATGCAGCGGGGACACTTGTCAGAGATTCTGGTGAACATTCTGAAAAACTCACGCGAAGCCATGGATGGACATGGTAAAATTCGCCTGCGCGTACACGCCCAGGCAAATCGTGTGCTAATGGAAATCGAGGACACGGGCCCCGGAATTCCCCCCGATCGGGTTGAAAAAGTATTTGAAGCCTATTATACGACCAAACATACAGGCACCGGTCTGGGCCTCGCCATTGTACGCCGGAGCTTGGATATTTATGGTGGCACCATCCGCGTGGAATCCGTGCCGGATAAAGGCGCGCGTTTTATCCTGGAGTTTCCGACCAAAGCCAATCAAGAAATCAGAATATGA
- the purS gene encoding phosphoribosylformylglycinamidine synthase subunit PurS, producing the protein MKAKIIVTPKKAVVDPQGKTVQTALEHMGYQGVASVHVGKYLEIDLHGTDKEAARKQLDEACHRFLSNPVIEDYKLEITD; encoded by the coding sequence ATGAAAGCAAAGATTATTGTGACGCCGAAAAAGGCTGTCGTAGATCCGCAAGGCAAGACCGTGCAGACCGCGCTGGAGCACATGGGGTATCAAGGCGTGGCCTCGGTGCATGTGGGCAAGTACCTGGAGATTGACCTGCACGGCACGGATAAGGAAGCGGCGCGCAAGCAGCTTGATGAGGCCTGCCACCGGTTCCTGAGCAATCCCGTGATCGAGGACTATAAGCTCGAAATCACGGACTAA
- the purQ gene encoding phosphoribosylformylglycinamidine synthase subunit PurQ codes for MNFAVLQFPGSNCDQDCVHVLKNVCGHSARLLWHKEHSLGDTDAVIVPGGFSYGDYLRTGAIARFSPVMQAVQQFAANGGHVLGICNGFQILCEAGLLPGALVRNRSLQFRCEHIYLKTATVNSPFTSKTPERKLLRIPIAHGEGSYFADAETLARMKKQDQILWRYCDAKGHVTEDANPNGSVFNIAGVCNEGRNVAGLMPHPERASESILTGDDGRIIFESLIAALAAKR; via the coding sequence ATGAATTTTGCTGTCCTTCAATTTCCCGGTTCCAACTGCGACCAGGATTGCGTGCATGTGCTCAAGAATGTCTGCGGGCACAGCGCGCGGTTGCTCTGGCACAAGGAGCATTCGCTGGGTGACACCGATGCGGTGATCGTGCCCGGCGGCTTCAGCTACGGCGATTATCTGCGCACGGGCGCCATCGCGCGCTTCAGCCCGGTGATGCAGGCCGTCCAGCAGTTTGCCGCCAACGGCGGCCACGTGCTCGGCATTTGCAACGGGTTCCAAATCCTGTGCGAGGCCGGATTGCTGCCCGGGGCGCTGGTGCGCAATCGCTCCCTCCAGTTCCGCTGTGAGCATATTTACCTGAAGACCGCGACGGTCAATTCGCCGTTCACCAGCAAGACGCCGGAGCGCAAACTGTTGCGCATCCCCATCGCGCACGGTGAGGGTTCCTATTTTGCGGACGCCGAAACCCTGGCCCGGATGAAGAAGCAGGACCAGATCCTGTGGCGCTATTGCGACGCCAAAGGCCACGTCACCGAGGACGCCAATCCCAACGGTTCGGTGTTCAACATCGCGGGCGTGTGCAACGAGGGGCGCAATGTGGCCGGCCTCATGCCACACCCGGAACGCGCCAGCGAGAGCATCCTCACCGGCGATGACGGCCGGATTATTTTTGAAAGCCTGATCGCCGCGCTGGCCGCCAAACGTTAA
- the purL gene encoding phosphoribosylformylglycinamidine synthase subunit PurL, producing MTDPAITPELVQKHGLTPDEFAQIKQILGREPSYTELGIFSVMWSEHCSYKNTRPLLKTFPTKSPKILVGAGEENAGIIDIGDGLCIAFKMESHNHPSAVEPFQGAATGVGGIVRDIFTMGARPVCAIDSLRFGELSSPEVRRLFSGIVSGIAHYGNCFGIPTIAGEVYFDKSYEGNPLVNVFCLGVLRHSQIARGAAKGVGNPVFYVGPATGRDGLAGAAFASQDLTEASAEKQRGAVQVGDPFMEKLVAEACLELLATDAVAGIQDMGAAGLTCSTCETAARAGTGIEIELAKVPQRAPNMSSYEIMLSESQERMLIIVKKGREAEVQRIFDKWDLPWAQIGTVTDTGRMVVRWNGNVVADVPAAKLANDAPIYHRESCEPAYFKEVRAFTLDMVADTTDPLANLTALMGWPTIASKNWVYRQYDHMVRDGSVVCPGSDAAVIRIKADSLPVLPADSPLNNVPVPEKFVAMTTDCNAGYVYLDPYEGGKIAVAEAARNLACSGATPLGVTDNLNFGNPHNPELFYQLKESVRGLGEACRFLDTPITGGNCSLYNQSPAGPIDPTPTVCMVGLIEKPEHITTQYFKDKGDAIVLLGDAVDFSDALQGLGGSAFLQVVHGKKTGTPPKCELAKEKMLHDALRTLIKAGLVKSAHDCSEGGLAVALAESCVSQQTARHTPRLIGAQINFIKLKGVRLDALLFGETQSRAVITTTAENAAKVIEQAKQLGVPAVLIGKVGGQALKIKTGKGTFTWSLEKLHDRWWNSIAQAMR from the coding sequence ATGACCGACCCCGCCATTACTCCCGAACTGGTGCAGAAGCACGGATTAACCCCCGACGAATTCGCGCAGATCAAACAGATCCTTGGCCGCGAGCCCTCGTACACCGAGTTGGGCATCTTCTCGGTGATGTGGAGCGAGCATTGCTCCTATAAGAACACCCGCCCGCTGCTCAAGACGTTCCCCACCAAGTCGCCCAAGATCCTCGTGGGCGCCGGCGAGGAGAACGCCGGCATTATTGATATCGGCGACGGTCTGTGCATCGCCTTCAAGATGGAATCGCACAACCATCCCAGCGCGGTCGAGCCCTTCCAGGGCGCGGCCACGGGCGTCGGCGGCATTGTGCGCGATATTTTCACCATGGGCGCGCGGCCGGTCTGCGCGATTGATTCGTTGCGGTTCGGTGAACTGTCCTCCCCGGAAGTGCGCCGCCTGTTCAGCGGCATCGTCAGTGGCATCGCCCATTACGGCAATTGCTTTGGTATCCCGACGATTGCCGGCGAGGTGTATTTCGACAAATCGTACGAAGGTAATCCGCTCGTCAACGTGTTCTGCCTGGGCGTGCTGCGCCACAGCCAGATTGCGCGCGGCGCCGCCAAGGGCGTCGGCAACCCGGTCTTTTACGTCGGCCCGGCCACCGGGCGCGATGGCCTGGCGGGCGCGGCCTTCGCGTCGCAGGATCTCACCGAGGCTTCCGCTGAGAAACAGCGCGGCGCGGTGCAGGTGGGCGATCCCTTCATGGAAAAGCTGGTCGCGGAAGCCTGTTTGGAACTGCTGGCCACCGATGCTGTGGCGGGCATCCAGGACATGGGCGCGGCGGGCTTGACCTGTTCCACCTGTGAGACGGCGGCTCGCGCCGGCACGGGCATCGAGATCGAGCTGGCCAAGGTGCCGCAGCGCGCGCCCAACATGAGCAGTTACGAGATCATGCTCAGCGAATCGCAGGAGCGCATGTTGATCATCGTCAAGAAGGGCCGCGAAGCTGAAGTTCAGCGCATTTTCGACAAATGGGATTTGCCGTGGGCCCAGATCGGCACGGTCACGGATACCGGCCGCATGGTGGTCCGCTGGAACGGCAACGTGGTGGCCGATGTCCCTGCCGCCAAGCTGGCCAATGACGCGCCGATTTACCATCGGGAATCCTGCGAGCCCGCTTATTTCAAGGAAGTCCGGGCTTTCACGTTGGATATGGTGGCGGATACCACCGATCCCTTGGCGAACCTCACCGCGCTGATGGGCTGGCCGACGATCGCTTCCAAGAATTGGGTTTATCGCCAGTACGACCACATGGTGCGCGACGGCTCCGTCGTGTGCCCGGGCTCGGACGCCGCCGTGATCCGCATCAAGGCCGATTCCCTGCCGGTGCTCCCGGCGGATTCCCCGCTGAACAACGTGCCGGTGCCGGAGAAGTTCGTGGCGATGACCACCGATTGCAACGCGGGCTACGTGTACCTCGATCCGTACGAGGGCGGCAAGATCGCCGTCGCCGAGGCGGCCCGCAACCTGGCCTGCTCCGGCGCAACGCCGCTGGGCGTGACGGATAACCTGAATTTCGGCAACCCGCACAACCCCGAGCTGTTCTATCAGCTCAAGGAATCCGTGCGCGGCCTGGGCGAAGCCTGCCGATTCCTCGACACCCCGATCACCGGCGGCAATTGCAGTCTCTACAACCAGAGCCCGGCGGGTCCGATTGACCCCACGCCGACGGTCTGCATGGTCGGGCTGATTGAGAAGCCCGAGCACATCACCACCCAGTATTTCAAGGACAAGGGCGACGCGATCGTGCTGCTGGGCGACGCGGTGGACTTCTCCGATGCGCTCCAGGGTTTGGGCGGCTCGGCCTTCCTGCAAGTTGTTCACGGCAAAAAGACGGGCACGCCGCCGAAGTGCGAACTTGCCAAGGAAAAGATGCTGCACGACGCCTTGCGCACGCTGATCAAGGCGGGGCTCGTGAAGAGCGCACATGATTGCAGTGAGGGCGGCTTGGCTGTGGCCCTGGCGGAGAGCTGCGTCTCGCAGCAGACCGCGCGGCACACCCCGCGCCTGATCGGCGCGCAGATTAATTTCATCAAGCTCAAGGGCGTGCGGTTGGACGCGCTGCTGTTCGGGGAAACCCAGAGCCGCGCCGTCATCACCACCACGGCGGAGAATGCGGCCAAGGTCATCGAGCAGGCCAAGCAGCTTGGCGTCCCGGCGGTGCTCATCGGCAAAGTGGGCGGCCAAGCCCTCAAGATCAAGACCGGCAAAGGCACCTTCACCTGGTCCCTGGAGAAGCTCCACGACCGCTGGTGGAACAGCATCGCCCAGGCGATGCGCTAA
- a CDS encoding GxGYxYP domain-containing protein — protein sequence MRHFLSNIANFQRYTRLAAVLLLVTSVIHAADKPTPTKAKSKPVRPTDLPAGLTVKEAPRNWGDTFLPKSKPPAREALAVSLNGLKSDERVALTCLQGLVAREQPRLWLIRNNEDPFWMDWHKAKGHVDRIETVTNWPVLFQQFGAAVKGAVIPDEQLFRGDLLAVNVAACDDLIVASPKLAARLGLPVKVDLRGRFKTYAEGLQWLWDNYKGKLNPHLCDFRHPGLLRFGTFDYGYQWRALMFWVAGAEEEAKPGADRLAEHRLMARILSELPVNGVCVGFPAHGKGEGMGEPPGVELLSRYGKSLVCNNHGGNYSMLSGFRVERLEPPKAPPAPALACDKMYIALAMSDGDNQILWPRFYRGYFEHAAFGKFPLAFGMGPAIRELQPGLAQWYFEHATPATEFFADVSGAGYMQPDHYAEAYVDREKVWSGYLEWTRRLMEPLGQRTIRTVGGSDENVTRFASALPFCHSMFADMGRYSGRSGITNLTYSLPSGMPVFRSVTSWRYGKEGFLREIREQVGAQRPAFVNGFVHCWTFNMDDLARIYEQRDPDMVFVTPSQLAQLYREAKARHW from the coding sequence ATGCGACACTTTCTCTCGAACATTGCCAATTTTCAGCGTTATACGCGCTTGGCCGCAGTATTGTTATTAGTCACGTCCGTCATCCATGCGGCGGACAAGCCCACCCCGACAAAAGCCAAAAGCAAACCCGTGAGACCCACCGATCTGCCGGCGGGGTTGACCGTGAAGGAAGCGCCGCGCAATTGGGGTGACACCTTTCTGCCAAAATCCAAGCCGCCGGCCCGGGAGGCGCTGGCAGTATCGCTGAACGGATTGAAATCCGATGAGCGGGTGGCGCTCACCTGTTTGCAGGGGTTGGTGGCGCGGGAACAGCCGCGCCTGTGGCTGATCCGCAACAACGAGGATCCCTTCTGGATGGATTGGCACAAGGCCAAGGGACACGTGGACCGGATTGAGACCGTCACCAACTGGCCCGTGCTGTTTCAGCAGTTCGGCGCGGCGGTGAAGGGGGCGGTGATCCCGGATGAGCAGCTCTTTCGCGGCGATCTGCTGGCAGTGAATGTCGCGGCGTGTGACGATTTGATTGTCGCTTCGCCGAAACTGGCAGCCCGGCTGGGCCTGCCCGTGAAAGTGGATTTGCGCGGACGCTTCAAGACATACGCCGAGGGCCTGCAATGGCTGTGGGATAACTACAAAGGCAAGCTGAACCCGCACCTCTGCGATTTCCGGCATCCCGGGCTGCTGCGGTTCGGCACCTTCGACTACGGGTACCAATGGCGGGCGCTGATGTTCTGGGTGGCCGGGGCCGAGGAGGAAGCCAAGCCCGGCGCGGACCGGCTGGCGGAGCATCGGCTGATGGCCAGGATTCTCTCCGAGCTACCGGTGAACGGGGTGTGCGTCGGCTTTCCGGCGCATGGCAAAGGTGAGGGCATGGGCGAACCGCCTGGGGTGGAATTGCTGAGCCGCTACGGAAAGTCGCTGGTTTGCAATAATCATGGCGGCAACTACTCGATGTTAAGCGGCTTTCGGGTTGAACGGCTGGAACCACCCAAGGCACCGCCCGCCCCCGCGCTGGCGTGCGACAAGATGTATATCGCGCTGGCCATGTCCGACGGCGACAACCAGATTCTCTGGCCGCGATTTTACCGGGGGTATTTTGAGCATGCCGCCTTTGGTAAGTTCCCGCTGGCATTCGGGATGGGGCCGGCGATTCGGGAGTTGCAGCCCGGGCTTGCCCAGTGGTATTTCGAGCATGCCACGCCGGCCACGGAATTTTTTGCCGATGTCTCCGGGGCCGGTTACATGCAGCCGGATCATTACGCGGAGGCGTATGTGGACCGCGAAAAAGTGTGGTCCGGCTACCTCGAATGGACGCGGCGGCTGATGGAGCCCCTGGGTCAGCGCACCATCCGCACGGTCGGGGGCAGCGATGAGAACGTCACTCGCTTTGCCAGTGCCCTGCCCTTCTGCCACAGCATGTTTGCCGATATGGGGCGGTACTCCGGGCGCTCGGGAATCACCAACCTGACGTACTCGCTCCCATCGGGGATGCCGGTCTTTCGCTCAGTGACGAGTTGGCGCTACGGCAAGGAAGGGTTTCTGCGGGAAATTCGGGAGCAGGTCGGCGCACAACGTCCGGCCTTTGTGAACGGATTTGTCCACTGCTGGACTTTCAATATGGATGACCTGGCGCGCATTTACGAACAGCGCGACCCGGACATGGTGTTCGTCACGCCCTCGCAACTGGCGCAGCTTTATCGTGAGGCGAAAGCCAGGCATTGGTAA
- the hypE gene encoding hydrogenase expression/formation protein HypE translates to MSCPIPKSEYPQVLLAHGGGGKLSHHLIEKMFLPAFDNPALDRRQDGAVLDLNGVRVAFSTDSYVVRPIFFPGGDIGQLAIHGTVNDLAMCGARPKYLSAGVILEEGFPMETLWRVVQSMRQAALNSGVQLVTGDTKVVDKGKGDGIYINTAGIGIVETPLTIAPSSVKPGDVILLNGDLGRHGIAIMAVREGLAFETTIESDTAPLGELVMQLLDAKIELHCLRDLTRGGMASGLIEIAEAAGLDMQIEETAIPVREDVRGACEILGFDPLYVANEGRMVLFVPESQADAALAVMRAHPHGREACVAGRVTQTGRGRVHLRSRIGALRVVDMLSGEQLPRIC, encoded by the coding sequence ATGAGTTGTCCGATTCCTAAATCGGAGTATCCGCAGGTGCTGCTGGCGCATGGCGGCGGCGGCAAGCTTTCGCATCATTTAATCGAAAAGATGTTCCTGCCCGCGTTCGACAACCCGGCGCTGGATCGCCGCCAAGACGGCGCGGTGCTGGATTTGAATGGTGTACGGGTTGCCTTTTCCACGGATTCATACGTGGTGCGTCCAATCTTTTTTCCAGGGGGCGACATTGGGCAACTGGCCATCCATGGTACGGTAAATGATCTGGCCATGTGCGGTGCCCGCCCGAAATACCTGAGCGCCGGCGTCATCCTGGAAGAGGGGTTCCCCATGGAGACCCTGTGGCGCGTGGTGCAATCCATGCGACAGGCTGCCTTGAACTCCGGGGTGCAATTGGTCACCGGCGACACCAAGGTGGTGGACAAAGGCAAGGGGGACGGCATTTACATCAACACCGCCGGCATCGGCATCGTCGAGACGCCGCTGACTATCGCACCTTCCAGCGTCAAGCCTGGAGATGTCATTCTGCTGAATGGCGATCTGGGACGGCACGGCATTGCGATCATGGCGGTGCGCGAGGGATTGGCCTTCGAGACGACGATTGAAAGCGACACCGCCCCGCTGGGCGAACTGGTGATGCAACTGCTCGATGCCAAGATCGAACTGCATTGTCTGCGTGACCTGACGCGCGGCGGGATGGCCAGCGGCCTGATCGAAATCGCCGAGGCTGCCGGGCTGGACATGCAGATCGAGGAAACGGCCATTCCAGTGCGTGAGGATGTGCGCGGAGCGTGTGAAATTCTGGGCTTTGACCCGTTGTATGTGGCGAATGAAGGCCGGATGGTCTTGTTCGTGCCTGAAAGCCAAGCGGACGCCGCGCTGGCGGTGATGCGCGCGCATCCCCACGGACGGGAGGCCTGCGTGGCCGGACGCGTGACGCAAACCGGACGCGGACGGGTCCACTTGCGCAGCCGGATTGGCGCACTGCGAGTCGTGGATATGCTCAGCGGAGAGCAATTACCAAGAATCTGCTAA
- a CDS encoding NAD+ synthase has product MKIAIAQINTTVGDFAGNQQKILAAYRRGVEAGVEVVVFPELATTGYPPRDLLGRRQFVEKNLELLQTLATATGKTGLIVGFVGKHEKRPGREATNSVALLQHGQVLATRGKMLLPTYDVFDEDRYFEPAHDNTPVSFNGRLVGLTICEDVWNDEDFWQDRRYRRNPAVELAEAGAEIIFNCSASPWNLGKNQTRYEMIRSLADKIQIPVAYCNLIGGNDELVFDGDSLVFNGAGRLVAQGASFQEDFLVVDIAQAPAIAFNVPVAEQLVHDALVLGLRDYLHKCGFKSAVLGLSGGIDSALTACLAVTALGRENVRGFSLPSQYSSQGSLDDARVLAQNLGIQYDVIPIQPAFLAAKGQLKDVFAGRAEDVTEENIQARLRGVMLMAISNKFGALLLTTGNKSETAVGYCTLYGDMCGGLSVINDVPKQMVYRLSRWINREREIIPLDSITKPPSAELRPNQTDQDSLPPYEVLDAILEMYVVQGKSAAEILASGFAEADVKRVLKLIDISEYKRRQAAPGLKVTTKAFGVGRRVPIANKYREI; this is encoded by the coding sequence ATGAAAATCGCGATTGCTCAAATTAATACGACGGTGGGCGACTTTGCGGGGAACCAGCAGAAAATCCTCGCCGCCTATCGCCGTGGCGTGGAGGCAGGCGTGGAGGTGGTGGTCTTTCCCGAATTGGCGACCACCGGCTATCCGCCGCGCGACTTGCTGGGCCGGCGGCAGTTCGTGGAGAAGAACCTGGAACTACTTCAGACCTTGGCCACCGCCACCGGCAAGACCGGATTGATCGTGGGTTTTGTGGGGAAACATGAGAAGCGCCCGGGCCGCGAGGCCACCAATAGCGTCGCGCTGTTGCAGCATGGGCAGGTGCTGGCCACGCGCGGCAAGATGCTGCTGCCCACCTATGATGTCTTTGATGAGGATCGTTATTTCGAGCCGGCCCATGATAATACGCCGGTCTCGTTCAATGGCCGCCTGGTCGGCCTGACGATTTGCGAGGATGTCTGGAACGATGAGGATTTCTGGCAGGACCGCCGTTATCGCCGCAACCCGGCGGTGGAACTGGCCGAGGCTGGCGCGGAGATCATTTTCAATTGCTCGGCTTCCCCCTGGAACCTTGGGAAGAATCAGACTCGCTACGAAATGATCCGGAGTCTGGCGGATAAGATTCAGATCCCGGTCGCCTATTGTAATTTGATCGGCGGCAATGACGAGTTGGTCTTTGACGGAGATAGCCTGGTGTTTAACGGCGCAGGCCGGTTGGTCGCGCAGGGTGCCAGTTTCCAGGAAGACTTTCTGGTGGTGGATATTGCCCAAGCCCCCGCGATTGCCTTTAACGTGCCGGTGGCGGAGCAATTGGTGCATGACGCACTGGTGCTGGGTTTGCGCGATTACTTGCACAAATGCGGGTTCAAGTCCGCCGTGTTGGGTTTGAGCGGCGGGATTGATTCCGCGCTGACCGCCTGCTTGGCGGTGACGGCGCTTGGCCGGGAAAATGTGCGCGGGTTCTCGTTGCCCTCACAGTATTCGTCCCAAGGGAGTTTGGACGACGCCCGCGTGCTGGCACAGAATCTCGGCATTCAATACGACGTGATTCCGATCCAACCGGCGTTCCTCGCGGCCAAAGGGCAGTTGAAGGACGTCTTCGCCGGGCGAGCCGAGGATGTCACCGAGGAAAATATTCAGGCCCGCCTGCGCGGCGTCATGTTGATGGCGATTTCCAACAAGTTCGGAGCGCTCCTGCTGACCACCGGCAATAAAAGTGAAACGGCGGTGGGTTACTGCACGCTGTACGGCGATATGTGCGGGGGATTGTCGGTCATCAACGATGTGCCCAAGCAGATGGTGTATCGCCTTTCCCGCTGGATTAATCGCGAGCGCGAAATCATCCCGCTGGATTCCATCACCAAACCGCCGTCTGCCGAGTTGCGCCCAAACCAGACGGACCAGGATTCGCTGCCGCCGTATGAAGTGCTGGACGCGATCCTGGAAATGTACGTTGTGCAGGGCAAGTCGGCGGCGGAAATCCTGGCCTCGGGCTTTGCTGAGGCGGACGTTAAGCGGGTGCTGAAGCTGATTGACATCAGCGAGTACAAACGCCGCCAAGCCGCGCCCGGATTGAAGGTAACTACCAAGGCGTTCGGCGTCGGACGCCGCGTTCCCATCGCCAATAAATACCGGGAGATATAA
- the hemL gene encoding glutamate-1-semialdehyde 2,1-aminomutase: MISHAKSEALFAEALRYIPGGVNSPVRAFRAVGGKPFFVNRAKAAHVFDVDGNEYVDYVGTWGPAILGHAYPKIIAAVQKTAENGTSFGIPNPLEVTMAKLITSGIPSVQKVRMCNSGTEACMSAIRLARGFTRRDKIIKFDGCYHGHADSLLVKAGSGALTFGHPDSAGVPAAFTQHTIVLPYNDVDAVKAAFAANVGQVAGIIVEPVPGNAGLYLPRPGYLEFLRQITAEQGSLLVFDEVMTGFRLAFGGAQQRFGIKPDLSCFGKIIGGGLPVGAFGGRADIMDYLAPLGPVYQAGTLSGNPLAMAAGIAALEELQDGTVYQQLEEKSRQLEAGLREAAKSAGVPVQFNACGSMFCGYFCASPVHNLADAMHSDRDRFARYFRGMLEEGVYLAPSQFEAGFLSAAHTLEDIEKTVRAARKVMATL; the protein is encoded by the coding sequence ATGATCTCACATGCCAAATCTGAAGCGCTGTTCGCTGAGGCGCTCCGTTACATTCCCGGCGGTGTCAATTCCCCCGTGCGCGCGTTTCGCGCGGTGGGTGGCAAACCGTTCTTTGTGAACCGCGCGAAGGCAGCGCACGTTTTCGACGTGGATGGTAATGAATACGTGGATTACGTCGGCACATGGGGGCCGGCCATCCTGGGGCATGCGTATCCCAAGATTATCGCCGCCGTGCAAAAGACGGCTGAAAACGGCACGAGCTTTGGGATACCGAACCCGCTGGAGGTCACCATGGCGAAACTGATCACCTCGGGGATTCCCAGTGTTCAGAAAGTCCGCATGTGCAACTCCGGCACGGAAGCCTGCATGTCGGCGATCCGGCTGGCGCGCGGGTTTACCCGCCGCGATAAGATCATCAAGTTTGATGGCTGCTACCATGGCCATGCGGATTCGTTACTGGTCAAGGCCGGTTCTGGTGCGCTGACGTTTGGCCATCCGGATAGCGCCGGGGTGCCCGCCGCCTTTACTCAGCACACGATCGTGTTGCCCTATAATGATGTGGACGCGGTGAAAGCCGCGTTTGCCGCGAATGTCGGGCAAGTGGCTGGTATCATCGTTGAACCGGTGCCGGGCAATGCGGGGCTCTATTTGCCCCGTCCGGGTTATCTGGAATTCCTCCGCCAAATCACGGCAGAGCAGGGGAGCTTGCTGGTTTTCGATGAAGTGATGACTGGCTTCCGGTTGGCGTTCGGCGGAGCGCAACAGCGTTTTGGCATCAAACCCGACCTGTCCTGCTTCGGAAAAATTATCGGCGGCGGCTTGCCCGTGGGCGCATTCGGCGGACGGGCGGACATCATGGATTACCTGGCTCCGTTGGGGCCCGTCTATCAAGCGGGAACCCTCAGCGGTAATCCCCTTGCGATGGCTGCCGGGATTGCTGCTCTGGAGGAATTACAGGACGGTACGGTTTACCAGCAACTGGAGGAGAAATCACGGCAACTCGAAGCCGGCTTGCGCGAGGCCGCGAAAAGTGCGGGCGTGCCCGTGCAGTTCAACGCCTGCGGCTCCATGTTCTGCGGCTACTTCTGCGCCTCCCCGGTGCATAACCTGGCCGATGCCATGCACAGCGACCGGGACCGGTTTGCCCGCTACTTCCGCGGCATGCTGGAGGAAGGCGTTTACTTGGCACCGTCCCAGTTCGAGGCCGGCTTCCTGTCTGCCGCCCATACGCTGGAAGATATTGAGAAAACCGTGCGCGCCGCCCGCAAAGTCATGGCCACTCTATAA